In a single window of the Desulfovibrio mangrovi genome:
- a CDS encoding HDOD domain-containing protein, producing MQHHMEAQDFLADLLQSMQDLPYEPSLLSDLFSLTKDNSPASLEAIGQTIARGQGLAARVLSIANSAYYGLQSEVSSVSRAVAVLGLKEVRNLVLAIGVAEIASKRKMPKKFEIAEYWMHQVGVGEAARLIALHAAKKGEKEDPDTLYTAGLLHDLGKLFIASFRPLTWAAIRKLRDTAQISDAEAEDRYWGMDHAVIAAHVLSYWNLPDVLTDPISWHHQPRLAGEHKCAAAMLHVANALLHSREAQAIPMSETATALLSRFVPDMEQFESELALRLAPDNIRAFVSHLI from the coding sequence ATGCAGCATCACATGGAAGCGCAGGATTTTTTGGCGGACCTGTTGCAGAGCATGCAGGATCTTCCCTATGAGCCGAGCCTGCTAAGCGATCTCTTTTCGCTTACAAAGGATAATTCCCCCGCGTCACTGGAAGCCATAGGCCAGACCATAGCCCGCGGACAGGGGCTTGCCGCCCGTGTTCTTTCCATTGCCAATTCCGCTTATTACGGCCTGCAGTCGGAGGTTTCCTCCGTCTCGCGGGCCGTTGCCGTTCTTGGTCTAAAAGAGGTGCGCAACCTTGTTCTGGCCATCGGTGTTGCCGAGATTGCCAGCAAACGCAAGATGCCGAAAAAATTCGAGATAGCCGAATACTGGATGCATCAGGTGGGCGTTGGCGAAGCGGCGCGTCTTATCGCTCTGCATGCGGCAAAGAAAGGGGAAAAGGAAGATCCCGATACCCTCTATACTGCAGGCCTGCTGCATGACCTTGGCAAACTCTTCATAGCTTCTTTCAGGCCGTTGACCTGGGCAGCCATCCGCAAGTTGCGTGATACCGCGCAGATATCCGATGCAGAGGCAGAGGACCGCTATTGGGGCATGGACCATGCCGTTATTGCGGCGCATGTCCTTTCTTACTGGAACCTGCCGGATGTCCTGACTGACCCCATCAGCTGGCACCACCAGCCCCGCCTTGCCGGAGAGCACAAGTGCGCCGCCGCCATGCTGCATGTGGCTAATGCCCTGTTGCACAGCCGGGAGGCGCAGGCTATACCCATGTCCGAGACGGCAACGGCTCTGCTCTCCCGATTCGTGCCCGATATGGAGCAATTCGAGAGCGAGCTTGCCCTGCGGCTGGCCCCCGACAATATCCGGGCCTTTGTTTCACACCTCATCTAG